A genome region from Streptomyces xanthophaeus includes the following:
- a CDS encoding aminotransferase class IV, translated as MKIWLDGALTEVDSAKVSVLDHGLTVGDGVFETLKAERGRAFALTRHLERLTRSARGLGLPDPDLDEVRRACAAVLEANPLEHGRLRITYTGGVSPLGSDRGDAGTTLIAAVADSPRRPDTTAVVTVPWVRNERSAVAGLKTTSYAENVVALAAAHRAGASEALLANTLGRLCEGTGSNVFVVLDGELHTPPLDSGCLAGITRALIVDWAGAKETDLPFEVLERAEEVFVTSSLRDAQAVLRIDDRELGTAPGPVTAEVMRIFEVKAGADLDP; from the coding sequence ATGAAAATCTGGCTCGACGGAGCCCTGACCGAGGTGGACAGTGCGAAGGTGTCCGTCCTCGACCACGGCCTGACCGTGGGCGACGGCGTCTTCGAGACGCTGAAGGCGGAGCGCGGCCGCGCCTTCGCGCTCACGCGTCACCTGGAACGGCTCACCCGCTCGGCCCGGGGCCTGGGTCTGCCGGACCCCGACCTCGACGAGGTCCGCCGCGCCTGCGCCGCCGTACTGGAGGCCAACCCGCTGGAGCACGGGCGGCTGCGCATCACCTACACCGGCGGAGTCTCCCCGCTCGGCTCCGACCGCGGGGACGCCGGGACCACCCTGATCGCCGCCGTCGCGGACTCCCCCCGCCGCCCGGACACCACCGCCGTCGTCACGGTGCCCTGGGTGCGCAACGAGCGGTCCGCCGTGGCCGGGCTCAAGACCACCTCCTACGCCGAGAACGTGGTCGCCCTCGCCGCCGCGCACCGCGCCGGGGCCTCCGAGGCGCTCCTCGCCAACACCCTCGGCCGGCTCTGCGAGGGCACCGGCTCCAACGTCTTCGTCGTGCTCGACGGAGAACTGCACACCCCGCCGCTCGACTCCGGCTGCCTGGCGGGCATCACCCGGGCCCTGATCGTCGACTGGGCCGGTGCAAAGGAGACCGACCTGCCCTTCGAGGTGCTGGAGCGGGCCGAGGAGGTCTTCGTGACGTCCTCGCTGCGCGACGCCCAGGCGGTGCTGCGGATCGACGACCGCGAGCTGGGGACCGCGCCCGGACCGGTCACGGCCGAGGTGATGCGGATCTTCGAGGTGAAGGCGGGCGCGGACCTCGACCCGTAG